From candidate division KSB1 bacterium:
TGTCCATATTTGCCGCGGTGAGCACCAAATTCCCCGAAAGCGAGTACGCCCCTCGCGCCCTGTATGCCATCGCCTGGGTCCTGGAGCAAAAGCTCCACGACGGTCCACGGGCGCTTGAGGCGTACAAGAGACTCCTCGCTCTGCATCCGAATTCGCCCCAGGGAAAGGCGGCAAAGCGAAAGCTCGAGGTCTACGAGCGCGAAGCGGAAAAGCTGCGACGTCTTGCCGAGGCCGGCGCTCGCGCTGATTCGTCGGCCACTGCGCCAGTTCCTCCACCCGAGGAGGAGCAACTGGATCAGGATGAGCAACCACCATCGCAAGCGGCAGCGCCGGATTCTTCTGCGGAAAGTAAGTCGATGCTTCAGCGAAAGAAAGAGTAGAGCATGCCCGCACTTCATTCTTGCCCTGTGGTGAGCAACGAGCAGGTGACTGCGCAGGTCTTCCGCCTGACAGTGCGGGCCCCACGTCTCGCTACCGAGGCCGCCCCTGGCCAGTTCGTTAATGTCAAGGTTTGGGAGGGGCCTGTCCCTCTGTGGCGCCGGCCTTTCAGCGTCTATTCTGTAGACCGGGATGCAGGCCTCGTGGGACTTCTTTTCGCAGTGCGAGGAACTGGGACTCGCCTGCTGGCAGGGGCTACTCCTGGCGACACACTGGATGTGCTGGGTCCTCTGGGCCGCGCCTTCGCGCCGCCGCCGGAAGAAAGGCAACCCCTTCTGGTAGCCGGTGGCCTGGGCGTTGCCCCGGTGCACTTTTTGGCTCAGGAGATGAGTGCGCAGGGCCTCCACCCCATGGTGCTTCTTGGCGCCCGCGATGCCGCAGCCCTCTGCGCGCTGGATGACCTCGCACGCCTCCCCGTCGTCTTGCACCTGGCTACAGAAGATGGAAGTCGGGGCTTCAAAGGACCAGTGACTGAGCTTCTTGCCACGGTACTTACTGACTTTCACCATAACGGCGTTGCTGTCTATGCGTGCGGGCCGGTGGGCATGCTCCGGGAAGTGACACGCATCTGTACGGCGAAGCGGGTCTGGGGACAGATATGCCTAGAAACCCTCATGGCTTGTGGGATCGGGGCGTGCATGGGGTGCGCAGTGCCCACACATGCCACGTCCGCGGGGCCCAACTACAAATTGGTGTGCAAAGACGGTCCAGTGTTTGACGTTCGGGAACTTGACCTTGAGCGCTGATCTGCGGGTCTCCATCGGAAGCCTTACCCTCAACAACCCGGTGTTGGTCGCATCAGGCACCTTCGGCTACGGCGAGGAGTTCGCCCCTTACTTTGACCTCAGCGTCCTCGGCGGCGTGGTGACCAAGACTATCACCTTGGAGCCTCGTGCCGGTAATCCTCCACCTCGCATTGC
This genomic window contains:
- a CDS encoding dihydroorotate dehydrogenase electron transfer subunit gives rise to the protein MPALHSCPVVSNEQVTAQVFRLTVRAPRLATEAAPGQFVNVKVWEGPVPLWRRPFSVYSVDRDAGLVGLLFAVRGTGTRLLAGATPGDTLDVLGPLGRAFAPPPEERQPLLVAGGLGVAPVHFLAQEMSAQGLHPMVLLGARDAAALCALDDLARLPVVLHLATEDGSRGFKGPVTELLATVLTDFHHNGVAVYACGPVGMLREVTRICTAKRVWGQICLETLMACGIGACMGCAVPTHATSAGPNYKLVCKDGPVFDVRELDLER